The following is a genomic window from Opitutus sp. GAS368.
CGGTGGTGCGGACGCGGCCGAGCAGCTCGCGGAAGGTGGGGTTGCCCGCCAGGTCGCCGCGGAGCACGAGCGTATTGATGAACAGGCCCAGCACCGGCTCGGTTTCCTTGCGGTTGCGGCCGGCCACCGGGGTGCCGATGAGCAGGTCGGTCTGCCCGGTGTGGCGGTGCAGCAGCACCTGGAAGGCGGCGAGCAGCGTCATGAACAGCGTGGCGCCCTCGCGGCGGCTGAGCGCCTCGAGGGGCTCGCGCAGCCCGGCGGGCAGGGCGAGGGTCTCGACGTGGCCATGGTAACCCTGCACCGCGGGCCGCGGCCGGTCGGCCGGCAGCTCCAGCGCGGCCGGGCTGCCGGCGAGCTTCTCCTTCCACCACGCGAGCCGGGAGGAAAGGGTCTTGAAGCGTTCGCGCTGCCAGACGGTGAAGTCGCCGTATTGCACGGTCAGCTCCGGCAGCGCCGGCGGTCGGCCGGTGCGCTGCGCGGTGTAGAGGGCGGCGAGCTCGCGGAAGAAGACGGTGAGCGACCAGCCGTCGAAGATGATATGGTGCACCGTCAGCAGGAAGATGTGCTCGTGGTCCGCGAGCTTGAGCAGCTGGATGGAGAAAAGCGGCGGATGCCGCAGGTCGAACGGCCGCCGGGCCTCCGCCTGGGCGATCGCGCAGGCCTGGGCCTCGCGGGCCTCGGCCGGCAGGAGACGCAGATCGGTCACCGGCAGCCTGAAGGGCAGGGCCGGGGCGACGATCTGCACGGGCTGGTCCTGCTGCAGGACGAAGGAGGTCCGCAGCGCCTCGTGCCGGGCGATGAGTTCCTGGAGGGAATGCTCCAGCATCACGGCGTCGAGCGGCCCCGTCATCCGCACGGCGATGGGCACGTTGTAGAGCGCGCGGCCGGGCTGGAACTGCTCGAGAAACCACAGCCGGTGTTGGGCGGAGGAGGCGGGAAAGAAATACGCCCCGGTGGGGACATCGCCGTTGGCGGGAACGGTGGGCAGGGTGGCCATGCTCATTTCCTCGGGGTAAGCGTGGAGCGGGCGGGGCCGCCCGGGGTCGCGCGATAGGGTTGGCGGGGTGCGCGCACCAGGGGCGACGCGGGCCGGGCCACGGGGCCGCGCGCGACGGCCTGCTCGATCGCCTCCGCCAGCGCCGTCACGGTCGGATGTTCAAAGAGGCTGCGCACGGACAGCGTGAGCTGGAAGGCGGCGTTGAGCCGCGAAACGACCTGCGCGGCGCGCAGCGAATGCCCGCCAAGACAGAAGAAATCGTCCTGCGCGCCGATGCCGGCGCGACCGAGCACCTCCGTCCAGATGCGCGCGATGGTTTCCTCGATCTCGCCCTGGGGCGGCGCAAACGGCGGCGCGGAATCGTAGCCCAGGCGGTCGGGCGCGGGCAGGCGGGCCCGGTCAACCTTGCCGTTGGTGGTCAGCGGCCAGCCGGCCACGGCGACAAAGGCCGCCGGCAGCATGTAGGCCGGCAGGCGCGCGCGCAGGAGGGCGGCGAGTTCGCGCGGCGCCGGGGCCGTGTCCCCCGGCGGCGGCATGACGTAGGCGATGAGATGCGTCTGGCCCGCGCCATCCTCGCGCATCGTGACGAGGCTTTCGCGCACCCGCGCATGGGTGTTCAGCAGGCTCTCGATCTCCCCCGGCTCGATCCGGTGGCCGCGGATCTTGATCTGCTGGTCGAGCCGGCCGAGGAACTCGAGGTGGCCGCCCGGCAGCCAGCGGACGAGGTCGCCCGTGCGGTAGAGCCGCGCGCCGGGCTGGAACGGGTGCGGCACGAATTTCTCGCGGGTGAGGTCGGAGCGGCGGTGATAGCCGCGCGCCAGCCCGACGCCACCGACATAAAGCTCGCCGGGCACGCCGACCGGCAGCGGCTGGCGCTGCGGATCGAGCACATAGACCTGCGTGTTGGCGATGGGCGCACCGATGAGCGGAACCGGGGCCTGCGCCGCCTCGGGCGGCACGGGCATCCAGGTGGCGACGACGGTGTTCTCGGTCGGTCCGTAGTGGTTGACGAGCATGCACGGGAGCCGCTCGCCGGGCCAGCGACGCAACCGGTCGCCACCCGTGAGAATGGCGCGCAGGGCGATGTCCGCGGGCCAAGACTCGTCCATGACCGCCTCGGCCATCGGGGTGGGCAGAAAACAGAGGGTGATCTGCCGGTTCGCCAGCCAGGTGACCAGCTGGCCCGGGTCGAGGCGGATCTCCTCCGGCGGGATGTGGATGCTGGCGCCGGACGCGAGGTAGGGCCACATCTCCCAGACGGAGGCGTCGAAGGACGGGCTGGCCAGCAGGGTGGTGCGGTCCGCCGGCGTGATCTGGTAGGTCCGCTGGTGCCAGGCGATCAGGTTGGCCACGCTGCGGTGCTGGATGGCCACGCCCTTGGGCGTGCCGGTGGAGCCGGACGTATAAATGACGTAGGCGAGGTGATCGGGCCCGGGAACCGCGGGGTCGGATCCGGCGCGCTCCGGCTGCGGCGCGGAGGCCAATCCGTCCATGAGTAACACCCGCGCGGCGCCGGCGGAGAAAAGCGGCGCGAGCTTGCGCTGCGTGATGAGCACCGGGGCCTGGGTGTCCTCCAGCATGCCGGCCAGCCGCTCCATCGGGGAATCCGGGTCGAGCGGCACGTAGGCGCCGCCGGCCTTGAGCACGGCGAGAGCCGCCACCACGAGGTCGACCGACCGCGGCAGGCAGAGGCCGACGCACACGTCCGGGCCCACGCCGAGCGGCAGCAACTGGCGGGCGAGCGCGCCGGCCTCGGCGTCCAGATCGCGGTAGGTGAGGTGCCGGCGCTGGTCGACGACCGCCACCGCGGCCGGGGTGCGCGCCGCCTGCGCCTCGAACAAATGGTGCACGCAGAGATCGTCGGCGTAATCGGCCTGGGTGCGGTTCCAGCCGACCAGCACCTGGTGGCGCTCGGCGGTGGTGAGCAGCGGCAGCTGGCCGAGGGGCATCTGCGGGTGTTCGGCGATGCCGCGCAGGAGGGTCTCGAGGTGGCCGAGCATGCGGCCGACCACCTCGGTCTCGAAGCGCCGGGGGTCGTAGAGAATCTTCAGCGAGAGCGTGGCCCCGCCGGCGGCGTCGAGGGCGAGCGGGTAGTTGGGCTGGCTGCGGACGCCGAAGCGCCGCCGGCGCCACGCGCCGCCCAGCGCTTTCAGCGCCGCGTCCCAGCTCGGTTCCTGGTAGTTGACGATGCTTTCGAAGAGCGGCGTGCCGCGCGGCACCTCCGTCCAGCCCTGGATCTCGGCCAGCGGCGTGTTTTCATAGGGCCGGAGGGAGATCCAGTGTTCGCGCAGTTGTTGCAGCCAGGCGACCGCCGGCTGCTCCGGCGGCAGCGCCACCCGCAGCGGCACGGTGTTGATGAGCAGGCCGACGATGGACTCGGCATTCTCGATGGTGGTGTGCCGGCAGGCGCGCACGGCGCCGAACACCACGGTGTCCTCCCCGCTGTAGCGGCCGAGCAGCAGGGCCCACGCGCCTTGCACGAGGGTGTTGAGGGTGAGGCCGTGGTGCTGGGCGAGTTGCTTGAGTTCCGCGGTGCGCCCGGCCGACAGGACGACCTCCTGCGCGCGGTGCACGGCCGTGTCCGGATCGGCCAGGGGGAGGGCGCCGGGCAGGGCCGTGGGGGCGATCATGCCGCGGAGCACCCGGCGCCAGAACAGCTCGGCGTCGCGCCAGTCGTGAACCTGCAGCCAGTCGATATAGTCCCGATAGGCGACGGGTGGAGCCGCGGCCGGTTCGCCTTTCTCCCCATAGGCGGCGAACACCTCGGTGAGCAGCACCACCAAGCCGCGGCCGTCGAGCAGCAGGTGGTGGAAGGAGAAAAGCAGCCGGTGTTCCCGGGGGCCGGTCTGCACGACGGCGAGGCGCCACAGGGGCGGCGTGTCCAGGTTGAAGCCGCGGTGGCGGTCGGCCGCGATCAGCTCCTCCCACTGGCGCTCGACGTCCGCCGCCGCCAGCGCGCGCCAGTCGCGCCAGACGATCTCGGGGGCGCAGTCGGCGTGCACGGCCTGGACCGGCTGGTCCGCGTTTTCCCAGCGGAAGGCGGTGCGCAGGATGGCGTGCCGCTGCGCGGCCCACCGCCACGCGCGCTCGAAGGGCCCCATCTTCAGCGCCTCGGGCAGCGTGATGAGCAGCTGCTCGACATCGACGCCGGGGCGGCGGGCGTAGAGGCTGTGGAACAGCATGCCCTGCTGCATCGGCGATAGCGGATAACTGTCGGTCGGCAGGGCCGTTGGCATGGGTCGTTCGGAATCCACACGACAGCGTAGCGCGGAAGCGGTCGCGGCCAAAGTGGGTGAAGACCTGCCGGTTTCGGATTAATTACCCCAGCGCGGCCTGGTCCGCGGGGCGGATTCCGCCGGCCGGGAAGGGACAGTCCCCATTTTCCGCTGGGGCGTTGTCGCCTACCGTGGTGCGTTGCGACCGGGTGCGGATGAACCGCGCCCCGTCTTTCCCGCCCATGATTTTTCCCGCTCCGACCTTTCACCGCCAAACCGCCGCGCAGCGCCGGCGATTCCGTCCCGCGGCACCCGCCCCGGCGCGCTGGCCGGTCGCCATCCTCGGGGTGCCGTTCGATTCCGTGACCATCGACAGCGCGATCGCGCGGATCGCGGACATGATCGCGTCGCGCCGGCCGGCCTACGTGGTGACGCCCAACGTGGATTTCCTGGTGCAGGCGCGGCGCGACGCCGAGCTGCGCCGCATCCTGTTGGAGGCGCACCTGGTCCTGTGCGACGGCCAGCCGCTGGTCTGGGCCTCGCGCTGGCTGGGCAATCCGCTGCCGGAGCGCGTGGCCGGCGCCGACCTGGTGCCGCGCTTCATCGCCCTCGCGGCGCAGCGCGGCTTCCGGCTGTTCCTGCTCGGCGCGACGCCGGAGGCGAACAGCCGGGCGGTCGCGCGTCTGCAGGAGCGGCACCCGGGACTCGTGGTCGCGGGGCATTATTCCCCGCCGTTCCGGTCGCTCGAGGAGATGGACAACGCGGAGATTGTGCGGCGCATCCAGGCGGCCCGGCCCGACGTGGTGCTGGTGTCCTTCGGCTGCCCGAAGCAGGAGAAGTGGATCGCCCGGAACTACGGGTCACTCGGCGTGCCGGTCTGCATCGGCGTCGGGGCGACGATCGACTTTCTGGCGGGACAGGTGCGGCGCGCCCCGCGCTGGATGCAGCGGTCGGGGCTCGAATGGATTTACCGACTCGCCCAGGAGCCGCGGCGGCTGTTCCGCCGCTATGCCGTGGACCTGCGGATTTTCAGCGAGGCGATTTTCGCGCAGTGGTGGCGCATGCACCGCTGGGGAAAACCGGGGGCGTCCGCCGTCTCGGACGCCATCACCTGGTCCGGGCCGCGCTGGCAGGTCGCGCGGGTCACGGGACATCTCGACCGCCCGGCGATCGAACGCGCCGCCGACGCCTGGCGGGAAATCGGCGACCGGCAGCATGACTGCCTGCTGGATCTCGCCGAGGTGGATTTCATCGACAGCACCGGCGCCGCCCTGCTGGTGGCACGGCAAAAGCAGCAACACCAGGCCGGCCGCCGGCTGGTGCTGTTCCGGCCGAGCGAGCCGGTGCGGCGTTCGCTCGGCCGGATGAACCTGCTGTCATTCCTCGAGCTGGCGGAAAGCACGCCGGTGCGAGACGCCGCATGAACATCGGACTCTCCACCTCGGTTATGCAGCGCGGCCGGAGCGGGGTGGCCCGGTATGTCCTCGCCCTGGTGCGGGCGCTGCTGCCGTCGGCCGGCCGGCACCGGTTCACGCTCTTCATGCTGGAGGAGGACCGCCCGTTGCTCGCCTTTGCGGAGCCGGCGATGGAACTGGTGACCGTGTCCGAGCGGTTCCGTCCGCCGGGCTGCGACATCTTCTGGCACCAGACGGTGCTGCCGCGGCTGGCGGCGCGGCACGCGCTCGACGTGCTGCACGTGCCCAGCTACCGCCGGATGCTGTGGGCGGCGCCCTGCGCGCTGGTGGCGACCATCCACGACCTGGCGCCTTTCCATGTGACGGGCAAATACGACCGGGCGCGCATGTTCTACGGGCGCGTGGTGGCCCGCCGGCTGGCGCGGCGACAGGACCGCATCATCGCTGTGAGCCAGGCGACGGCCCGGGACATCCACCGCCATTTCCAGGTGCCGTGGGAAAAGATCGACGCGATCCCCAACGGGCTCGATCACGACCGGTTCCACCCCGGCAACGCCGCCGTCGCCAAGGCCTGGGCCATGCTGCGCCACGGCGTGGCCCGGCCCTTCTTTCTTTACGTGGCCCGGCTCGAACATCCCGCCAAGAACCATGTGCGGCTGATCGAGGCCTTCAACGGCTTCAAGCGGCAGACCGGCTCGGACTGGCAGCTGGTGCTCGGCGGCGGCGACTGGCACGGGGCGGAGGTCATTCACGCCGCGATCCGCCGTTCGCCGCACGCGGGCGACATCCACTGCCTCGGCTTCGTGCCGGAGGCGGAGCTGCCGCGATGGTATCACGCGGCCGAGGCCCTGGTCTTTCCCTCGCTGTTCGAGGGCTTCGGCCTGCCGCCCCTGGAAGCGATGGCCTGCGGCTGCCCCGTGCTCTGTTCGACGCGCGGTGCGTTGGGCGAGGTGGTGGGGGAGGCGGCCGCGCTGGTGGATCCCGAGGACACGGGGGAATTGCAGCGCCAGCTCACCCGGCTGGCGGTCGACGGGGCCTGGCGGGCCACGCTGCGCGCGGCGGGCCTGACGCAGGCGGGCGGGTTCGACTGGGCGAAGACCGCCGAAGCCACGCTGGAAATTTACGCCCGGGCGGCGTTTGGCGACAAGGCCGGCGGACTGGACCCGGCGAAAGGCGCCGGCGCGTTTGGGCTGTCGGGGCTGTATTCCAGGGTGCGGGCGGGTGGCATCCGGAGAATCCTGCACTGACCGGAAACGGCCGGCTGCCCGGGAACACGGCACGATGATCTGGCGTCCAATTTCCGGCTTAACTGCATTCTTGGGACCGTCGGCAC
Proteins encoded in this region:
- a CDS encoding non-ribosomal peptide synthetase, yielding MPTALPTDSYPLSPMQQGMLFHSLYARRPGVDVEQLLITLPEALKMGPFERAWRWAAQRHAILRTAFRWENADQPVQAVHADCAPEIVWRDWRALAAADVERQWEELIAADRHRGFNLDTPPLWRLAVVQTGPREHRLLFSFHHLLLDGRGLVVLLTEVFAAYGEKGEPAAAPPVAYRDYIDWLQVHDWRDAELFWRRVLRGMIAPTALPGALPLADPDTAVHRAQEVVLSAGRTAELKQLAQHHGLTLNTLVQGAWALLLGRYSGEDTVVFGAVRACRHTTIENAESIVGLLINTVPLRVALPPEQPAVAWLQQLREHWISLRPYENTPLAEIQGWTEVPRGTPLFESIVNYQEPSWDAALKALGGAWRRRRFGVRSQPNYPLALDAAGGATLSLKILYDPRRFETEVVGRMLGHLETLLRGIAEHPQMPLGQLPLLTTAERHQVLVGWNRTQADYADDLCVHHLFEAQAARTPAAVAVVDQRRHLTYRDLDAEAGALARQLLPLGVGPDVCVGLCLPRSVDLVVAALAVLKAGGAYVPLDPDSPMERLAGMLEDTQAPVLITQRKLAPLFSAGAARVLLMDGLASAPQPERAGSDPAVPGPDHLAYVIYTSGSTGTPKGVAIQHRSVANLIAWHQRTYQITPADRTTLLASPSFDASVWEMWPYLASGASIHIPPEEIRLDPGQLVTWLANRQITLCFLPTPMAEAVMDESWPADIALRAILTGGDRLRRWPGERLPCMLVNHYGPTENTVVATWMPVPPEAAQAPVPLIGAPIANTQVYVLDPQRQPLPVGVPGELYVGGVGLARGYHRRSDLTREKFVPHPFQPGARLYRTGDLVRWLPGGHLEFLGRLDQQIKIRGHRIEPGEIESLLNTHARVRESLVTMREDGAGQTHLIAYVMPPPGDTAPAPRELAALLRARLPAYMLPAAFVAVAGWPLTTNGKVDRARLPAPDRLGYDSAPPFAPPQGEIEETIARIWTEVLGRAGIGAQDDFFCLGGHSLRAAQVVSRLNAAFQLTLSVRSLFEHPTVTALAEAIEQAVARGPVARPASPLVRAPRQPYRATPGGPARSTLTPRK
- a CDS encoding WecB/TagA/CpsF family glycosyltransferase — protein: MIFPAPTFHRQTAAQRRRFRPAAPAPARWPVAILGVPFDSVTIDSAIARIADMIASRRPAYVVTPNVDFLVQARRDAELRRILLEAHLVLCDGQPLVWASRWLGNPLPERVAGADLVPRFIALAAQRGFRLFLLGATPEANSRAVARLQERHPGLVVAGHYSPPFRSLEEMDNAEIVRRIQAARPDVVLVSFGCPKQEKWIARNYGSLGVPVCIGVGATIDFLAGQVRRAPRWMQRSGLEWIYRLAQEPRRLFRRYAVDLRIFSEAIFAQWWRMHRWGKPGASAVSDAITWSGPRWQVARVTGHLDRPAIERAADAWREIGDRQHDCLLDLAEVDFIDSTGAALLVARQKQQHQAGRRLVLFRPSEPVRRSLGRMNLLSFLELAESTPVRDAA
- a CDS encoding glycosyltransferase family 1 protein, with the translated sequence MNIGLSTSVMQRGRSGVARYVLALVRALLPSAGRHRFTLFMLEEDRPLLAFAEPAMELVTVSERFRPPGCDIFWHQTVLPRLAARHALDVLHVPSYRRMLWAAPCALVATIHDLAPFHVTGKYDRARMFYGRVVARRLARRQDRIIAVSQATARDIHRHFQVPWEKIDAIPNGLDHDRFHPGNAAVAKAWAMLRHGVARPFFLYVARLEHPAKNHVRLIEAFNGFKRQTGSDWQLVLGGGDWHGAEVIHAAIRRSPHAGDIHCLGFVPEAELPRWYHAAEALVFPSLFEGFGLPPLEAMACGCPVLCSTRGALGEVVGEAAALVDPEDTGELQRQLTRLAVDGAWRATLRAAGLTQAGGFDWAKTAEATLEIYARAAFGDKAGGLDPAKGAGAFGLSGLYSRVRAGGIRRILH